The Planctomycetota bacterium genome includes the window TCGAGCCTGTCGATCTCGATCTCGACCACCATCCGCGCTACCCGCTCAGGGGGCAGGGTGGTCGCGAGAAACTCCCGCGCCAGGCGCACCGCGCCGGCGGCGTCGATCCCCCGCTCGGCGAGTGCCGCCCGGTGGTTGTCCTTGATGAGGACCGCATCGTGGAGGCCATGGCGATGGTTCCACCCGCCGCCGACGCGGACCGCGTACTTGTCGAGCAGCCGCCACCCCGGCACGGTTTTGCGGGTGTCGTAGACCCGGCAGCGCGTGCCGGCCACGGCCTCGACGAGGCGGGCGGTGCCGGTCGCCACGCCGCAGGTGCGACCGAGGAGGTTGAGCACCGTCCGCTCGGCGGTGAGGATCGAACGCGTCGGGCCGGAGATCGTCGCCACCGCCGCTCCCCGCTCGACCCGCGCGCCCTCGGCGAGCGCGGCGACGAACGACAGCGCCGGATCGACCGCCCGCGCGACGATCGCCGCCGCGGGCAGCCCGGCGATCACGCCATCCCGGCGGGCGACGACGGCCAGCGACGCCGTTGCCGCGGCGGGCACGGTGGCGAGGGTCGTCCAGTCACACTCGTGGCCAAGATCCTCGGCGAGCCACTCCGGTGCCCGGGAGGCGACGTGCGCGGCCAAGGCGTCGTCCCAGGCGGCTTGGTCGAAATCACGCGTCATGGTGGGCAGGGCAGGGGGAGGGAAGGGGAGCGCCGGAGGCGGGCGGCCGGAACGCCATGGGGGCTATAGTACGGCGTCGCCCCCGGACCCGCCCCCCGGACCCGCCCCGATGCCGTTCCGGCTTCCCGAGGAAGCGTTTCCCCCCCGGTCGCAACCGCTGCTGGCGGCCTGCGTCGCGGTCGGCCTGGTCGGCGTGGCGACGTGGATGGCCGTCGCCGCTCGACGCGGAGGGGGGCTCGTCCACCACGACGCTCCCCCGACGGTGCCACTGGCCTACACCGTCGACATCAACGCCGCGGCGCCCGCCGAGCTGATGCCCCTCCCTGGTCTCGGCCCGGCGATGGCGGCGCGGATCGTCGACCACCGCGCGAGCCACGGGCCGTTCACCCGGCCCGAAGACCTCCTCGACGTGCCGGGGATCGGTCCAGCCACGCTGGATCGCCTCCGCCCCCACCTCCGTCCCCTCCCCGCCGGAGGCCCCGCGCCGTGACGACGCCCGCACCGTTGTGCCCCGGACTGTTCGAACTGGTCGCCCCCTACGTCCCCGCCGGCGACCAGCCGGCGGCGATCGAGTCGCTCGTCGACGGGATCGCCACGGGGCGCCCCGCCCAGGTGCTGATGGGGGTGACCGGCTCGGGGAAGACGTTCACGATGGCCAACGTCATCGCCCGGGTCGGCCGGCCGACGCTCGTGCTGTCGCACAACAAGACGCTCGCGGCGCAACTCTACGCCGAGTTCCGCGACTTCTTCCCCCACAACGCCGTCCACTATTTCGTCAGCTACTACGACTACTACCAGCCCGAGGCCTACATCCCGCAGCGCGACATCTACATCGAGAAGGATGCCGCGATCAACAAGGAGATCGACCGCCTCCGGCTCGCCGCCACCAGCGCCCTGGTCAGCCGCCGCGACGTGGTCGTGGTGGCCAGCGTATCGTGCATCTACGGTCTCGGCTCGCCCGACGACTACCGGGCGATGGTCGTGCGGCTGGCCACGGGGCGGACCACGTCGCGCGACGAACTGCTCGCCAAGCTGGTGGCGATCCATTACGAGCGCGGCGACATGGCGCTGGAGCGCGGCCGGTTCCGCGTCCGCGGCGACACGATCGACATCTGGCCGCCGTACGACGAATTCGCGTCGCGCGTCGAACTGTGGGGCGACACGATCGAGTCGATCGCCGTCACCCACCCGACCAGCGGCGAGGTGGTGGCCCGCAAGGAGGAGCTGTACCTCTACCCGGCGCGCCATTTCGTGATGCCCGAAGACCGCGTCCGTGCCGCCGTGTCCACGATCCGCGCCGAGCTCGAGGCGCGGCTCGACGAGCTGAAGAGCCAAGGAAAGCTCCTCGAGGCGCAGCGCCTCTCCGCCCGGACCCGGTTCGACATCGAGATGCTCCTCGAGGCGGGCTTCTGCCCCGGCATCGAGAACTATTCCCGGCCGCTGTCGGGCCGGGCGCCGGGCAGCACCCCCGACACGCTGTTCAACTACTTCCCGCCCGATTTCCTGTTTTTCGTCGACGAGTCGCACGTCACCGTGCCGCAGGTCCGCGGCATGTACGCCGGCGACCGGAGCCGGAAGATGACGCTCGTCGACCACGGGTTCCGGCTGCCGAGCGCCCTCGACAACCGTCCGCTGACGTTCGCCGAGTGGGAGACCCGCCTCCACCAGACGGTGTTCGTCTCCGCCACGCCCGGCCCGTGGGAGCTCGACCGCACCGGCGGCGAGGTGGTCCAGCAGGTGATCCGCCCGACCGGCCTGCTCGACCCGCGGATCGAGGTCGTGCCGGCGCGCGATCAGGTGCCGCACCTCACCGGCGAGATCCACAAGACGGTGGCGGCGGGCCACCGCGTGCTGGTGACGACACTCACGAAGAAGCTCGCCGAGGACCTCGCCGCCTATTTCCAGGAGCGGAAGGTCCGCTGCAAGTGGCTCCACAGCGAGCTCGACGCCTTCGAACGCGTCGAGCTGCTCCGTGACCTCCGCGCCGGGGCGTTCGACGTGCTCGTCGGCGTCAACCTCCTCCGCGAGGGGCTCGACCTGCCGGAGGTGGCGCTGGTGGCGATCCTCGACGCCGACAAGGAGGGATTCCTGCGGAGCGAGTCGTCGCTGATGCAGACGAT containing:
- the nadC gene encoding carboxylating nicotinate-nucleotide diphosphorylase; this encodes MTRDFDQAAWDDALAAHVASRAPEWLAEDLGHECDWTTLATVPAAATASLAVVARRDGVIAGLPAAAIVARAVDPALSFVAALAEGARVERGAAVATISGPTRSILTAERTVLNLLGRTCGVATGTARLVEAVAGTRCRVYDTRKTVPGWRLLDKYAVRVGGGWNHRHGLHDAVLIKDNHRAALAERGIDAAGAVRLAREFLATTLPPERVARMVVEIEIDRLEDLEPVLAEVPDVVLLDNMQHGDLAAAVAVRDRLGADVALEASGGIRPETIHAVAATGVDRISSGWPTHDAPWLDVALDW
- a CDS encoding helix-hairpin-helix domain-containing protein — its product is MAVAARRGGGLVHHDAPPTVPLAYTVDINAAAPAELMPLPGLGPAMAARIVDHRASHGPFTRPEDLLDVPGIGPATLDRLRPHLRPLPAGGPAP
- the uvrB gene encoding excinuclease ABC subunit UvrB, which encodes MFELVAPYVPAGDQPAAIESLVDGIATGRPAQVLMGVTGSGKTFTMANVIARVGRPTLVLSHNKTLAAQLYAEFRDFFPHNAVHYFVSYYDYYQPEAYIPQRDIYIEKDAAINKEIDRLRLAATSALVSRRDVVVVASVSCIYGLGSPDDYRAMVVRLATGRTTSRDELLAKLVAIHYERGDMALERGRFRVRGDTIDIWPPYDEFASRVELWGDTIESIAVTHPTSGEVVARKEELYLYPARHFVMPEDRVRAAVSTIRAELEARLDELKSQGKLLEAQRLSARTRFDIEMLLEAGFCPGIENYSRPLSGRAPGSTPDTLFNYFPPDFLFFVDESHVTVPQVRGMYAGDRSRKMTLVDHGFRLPSALDNRPLTFAEWETRLHQTVFVSATPGPWELDRTGGEVVQQVIRPTGLLDPRIEVVPARDQVPHLTGEIHKTVAAGHRVLVTTLTKKLAEDLAAYFQERKVRCKWLHSELDAFERVELLRDLRAGAFDVLVGVNLLREGLDLPEVALVAILDADKEGFLRSESSLMQTIGRSARNVDARVILYADIITESMRQAIDETARRREIQQAYNEAHGITPESVRKELRAGIEAEAAARAAALDAVGKTDESSRHTAELLERLEAEMMEAAAELDFERAAAIRDRMGALRGEAPPARPGRGGRGRPGRGKGGPAPGGRIPRPRR